A genomic region of Nostoc sp. UHCC 0702 contains the following coding sequences:
- a CDS encoding MFS transporter yields MQWPLYAVGAFGYSLLYTALLLMHLYRYDPGEPNPYGLPVLASSALVGIAALIGRIFNPVASLVVGYLSDQNRSPWGRRRPFMALAILPMLAGFVLVFTPPWPYRHIGNAIYLTITLTLFWLSYSAYMAPYLALLAEITHTAQQRIRLSTLVALSNLLGFGGAAIAAPILVAKLGFLPMVLIVGAVGFTCLIAPLAIKENYHLPAPERLPFWESLKTVSQNQIFRPYIVSQVFMWMTVSIIFVCTNYLVVALLGQDISFGSQLNSALIGGIFIGFIPANSLVKRFGKKSLLQYALIALGWTLLVLSIYFVQARDTLWLCLVVIAICGLAMSVLMLLPNAILADIIDEDAAKTGVQRSAIYFGIQAMVMTVSSGFASMFAGLALLLGKTESHPLGVQLVYALAGFFALVSAHLLSAYTIKH; encoded by the coding sequence ATGCAATGGCCGCTTTATGCTGTGGGAGCATTTGGATATTCCCTGCTCTACACAGCATTACTTCTCATGCACCTCTATCGCTATGACCCAGGCGAACCTAACCCCTACGGTTTGCCAGTCTTAGCTTCTTCTGCTCTTGTAGGCATAGCTGCATTAATTGGTAGAATTTTCAACCCTGTGGCGAGTCTGGTAGTAGGCTATCTTTCTGACCAAAACCGCAGCCCTTGGGGACGACGACGGCCTTTTATGGCGTTAGCTATCTTACCAATGTTAGCTGGGTTTGTTTTGGTTTTCACTCCACCTTGGCCATATCGTCATATAGGTAATGCTATTTACCTGACCATCACACTCACTCTGTTTTGGCTGTCTTATTCTGCTTACATGGCCCCTTATCTGGCGTTATTAGCAGAAATCACTCACACAGCACAACAGCGCATACGTCTATCCACCTTAGTCGCACTTTCTAACTTACTAGGATTTGGCGGTGCGGCGATCGCTGCTCCTATTTTAGTAGCTAAGTTGGGATTTCTGCCAATGGTTTTAATTGTCGGTGCAGTTGGTTTTACTTGCTTAATTGCACCATTAGCCATCAAAGAAAATTATCATCTACCCGCACCAGAACGTTTACCTTTTTGGGAGTCCTTAAAAACTGTTAGCCAAAATCAAATCTTTCGTCCCTATATTGTCAGCCAAGTGTTCATGTGGATGACAGTTAGTATTATTTTTGTTTGCACCAATTATCTAGTAGTTGCTTTACTTGGTCAAGATATTAGTTTTGGTAGCCAACTCAACAGTGCCTTAATAGGTGGCATCTTCATCGGTTTCATTCCAGCTAACTCATTAGTCAAGCGATTCGGTAAAAAATCCCTGCTTCAGTATGCTCTCATAGCCCTTGGTTGGACATTATTAGTATTAAGTATCTACTTTGTCCAAGCCAGAGATACCTTATGGTTATGTTTAGTAGTCATCGCTATTTGTGGTTTAGCTATGTCTGTATTGATGCTTTTACCAAATGCAATTTTGGCAGATATTATCGATGAAGATGCTGCCAAAACAGGTGTACAGCGTAGTGCTATCTACTTTGGTATTCAAGCGATGGTAATGACCGTTAGCTCTGGTTTTGCTTCCATGTTTGCTGGGCTAGCTCTGCTCTTGGGTAAGACCGAGAGTCATCCTTTAGGAGTACAATTAGTTTATGCTTTAGCTGGGTTTTTCGCCTTAGTTTCTGCACATTTATTATCAGCATACACCATCAAGCATTAA
- a CDS encoding glycosyltransferase, with the protein MTHFGIICPAVSGHLHPMTTLGYELKQRGHRVTLVGSLDARSKALAAGLEFRAIGASAYPEGSVAAFSAQQGKLSGLAATRYTINWATESTIMLLKEAPLAIKQAGIDALLIDQFSHAGGTIAQHLDIPYISSCSCLMLNQEASVPPYTTTWQYNPAWWARLRNQSLYQLLNFFGKPIRQVVADYRRQWKLPPYSHPNQTYSQLCQVCQQPAEFEFPRQKLPKSFHFTGPFHLPASREPIPFPWEKLTGQPLIYASLGTLQNRLQGIFYDIAQACVGLDVQLVISLGGGMEEESVPTLPGNPLVVRYAPQLELLQSATLCITHAGINTVLEALSQGVPMVAIPITGDQPGVAARLAWVGAGEVIPLKRLHVPLLRRAIEQVLTDPSYRHHAIRLKEAIARSGGVKRSADIIEQVISTGKPVLASP; encoded by the coding sequence GTGACCCACTTTGGTATTATCTGTCCTGCCGTATCTGGACATCTCCATCCTATGACAACCTTGGGATATGAACTCAAACAACGTGGTCATCGTGTAACTTTAGTTGGCTCATTGGATGCTCGTAGTAAAGCACTAGCAGCAGGATTAGAATTTAGAGCTATTGGTGCATCTGCATATCCTGAAGGCTCAGTAGCTGCTTTTTCTGCTCAACAGGGGAAACTCAGTGGACTTGCGGCAACACGTTATACTATCAATTGGGCTACTGAGTCTACAATTATGCTACTCAAAGAAGCTCCACTTGCTATTAAACAAGCTGGTATTGACGCTTTATTGATAGACCAGTTTTCACATGCAGGCGGAACGATCGCCCAACATTTAGATATACCCTATATTAGTAGTTGCTCTTGTTTGATGCTCAATCAAGAAGCTAGTGTTCCTCCCTATACGACTACTTGGCAATACAATCCAGCTTGGTGGGCGCGTCTGCGTAATCAAAGTCTATATCAATTGTTGAATTTTTTTGGCAAACCCATTCGTCAGGTAGTCGCTGATTATCGTCGCCAGTGGAAGTTACCGCCATATTCCCATCCTAATCAAACGTATTCACAATTGTGTCAAGTTTGCCAGCAACCTGCTGAATTCGAGTTTCCCCGGCAAAAGTTACCTAAATCTTTCCATTTCACTGGGCCTTTTCATCTGCCAGCTAGTCGAGAACCAATTCCTTTCCCTTGGGAAAAGTTAACCGGACAACCGTTAATTTACGCCTCTCTAGGAACTCTGCAAAACCGCTTGCAAGGCATTTTCTACGATATCGCTCAGGCTTGTGTTGGTCTAGATGTTCAGTTGGTAATTTCTTTAGGCGGTGGAATGGAAGAAGAATCAGTCCCCACCTTACCAGGAAATCCTCTCGTAGTTCGATACGCACCGCAACTAGAATTACTCCAAAGTGCTACTCTTTGCATTACTCATGCAGGTATTAACACTGTTTTAGAAGCTCTTAGCCAAGGCGTACCGATGGTTGCCATTCCGATTACTGGCGACCAACCAGGCGTAGCAGCACGTTTAGCATGGGTAGGAGCAGGTGAAGTCATACCCCTGAAACGCTTGCATGTGCCTTTATTACGTCGTGCGATTGAGCAAGTCCTTACCGATCCTAGCTATCGTCATCATGCTATTAGATTAAAAGAGGCGATCGCTCGCTCTGGGGGTGTCAAACGATCTGCCGATATTATTGAACAAGTCATCTCTACAGGAAAACCTGTATTAGCTTCACCATAA
- a CDS encoding DUF2382 domain-containing protein, with protein MPLYKLEQFDPNYRETFGGDDVKGLELYTEGGTRIGSVADALVDQNGRFRYLVIDTSVDSLNKKILLPIGLSHINYPAKRVYVDGLSKQQVENLVEYREDTIVDDQYEESVRSVFRSPTSDVIYDRETYSYQKEPNLYDLNEQYHQTLRLYEERLIASKHRIKTGEVAVSKHVETETAHVSIPIQKERVVIERVPSTAAGTVVDPNEAKFQDGQVARIEVYEETPEIHKEAFVREEVRVRKVVDRDTVEAQDTIRREELDIDTAGELHVNETRTEG; from the coding sequence ATGCCTCTTTACAAACTCGAACAATTTGACCCGAACTACCGAGAAACTTTTGGTGGCGATGATGTGAAAGGTTTGGAATTGTACACTGAAGGGGGAACAAGGATTGGCTCTGTTGCTGACGCTTTAGTTGATCAGAATGGTCGTTTTCGATATTTAGTGATTGATACCAGCGTAGATTCTCTTAATAAGAAAATACTACTGCCAATTGGACTTTCCCACATCAATTATCCAGCAAAACGTGTCTATGTTGATGGACTTAGTAAACAGCAAGTAGAAAATTTAGTTGAGTACAGAGAAGACACAATTGTTGATGACCAATATGAAGAAAGTGTACGCAGTGTATTTCGTTCTCCAACCAGTGATGTAATTTACGATCGCGAAACATACAGTTACCAAAAAGAACCAAATTTATACGATTTGAATGAGCAATATCATCAAACCCTAAGACTGTATGAAGAACGCTTAATTGCTAGTAAGCACCGAATTAAAACCGGGGAAGTAGCGGTTAGCAAGCATGTTGAAACAGAAACTGCACATGTTTCTATACCTATTCAAAAAGAACGTGTTGTGATTGAACGAGTTCCCTCAACAGCAGCAGGAACAGTTGTAGATCCGAACGAAGCTAAATTTCAAGATGGACAAGTAGCACGTATAGAAGTATACGAAGAAACGCCGGAAATACATAAAGAAGCGTTTGTGCGTGAGGAAGTGCGAGTTAGGAAAGTTGTAGATCGGGACACAGTAGAAGCCCAAGATACAATTCGTCGAGAAGAGTTAGATATTGATACAGCAGGCGAATTGCATGTGAATGAGACTAGAACTGAAGGCTGA
- a CDS encoding DUF2382 domain-containing protein: MASNLEQLNQKNSIRNLLGILKNRVKYFDVIDSQGQLVGKVKDLILDANLQLNLVIDQQIDQNSIQTDEQSVDRHQLVILKSQKIKTVNNETKSIYLDINHSEIKHMPEHQGTNTAGYQHISDQSIEQPANSQTTDSQVETANLAEVDEETIIRLLEERLVIDSSKRKIGEVIVRKEIETRMIQVPVRREKLIIEQVSPEHKQLAEIDLSAGEISDIELTIRDSYEVSTVDSGLTVSGEFTSPKIASLLLNAIALERNHGCQQVRIAITVADESTQKKYQEWFDRCSQGQKPKPEK; encoded by the coding sequence ATGGCAAGCAATCTTGAACAACTTAACCAAAAAAATAGTATTCGTAACTTACTAGGAATATTGAAAAATAGAGTGAAATATTTCGATGTAATTGATAGTCAAGGTCAACTAGTAGGTAAAGTAAAGGATTTGATTTTAGATGCTAATCTCCAGTTAAACTTAGTCATAGACCAGCAGATAGATCAAAATAGTATACAAACAGATGAGCAATCGGTTGATAGACATCAATTAGTGATTTTGAAAAGTCAAAAAATCAAAACAGTTAACAATGAAACCAAATCTATTTACTTAGACATAAATCATTCAGAAATCAAGCATATGCCTGAACATCAAGGAACAAACACAGCAGGCTATCAGCATATCTCAGATCAATCAATTGAGCAGCCAGCTAATAGTCAAACAACAGACAGCCAGGTAGAAACAGCAAATTTAGCAGAAGTTGACGAAGAAACAATTATTCGTTTACTTGAAGAACGGCTAGTAATTGATAGTAGCAAACGTAAAATTGGTGAAGTAATTGTTCGCAAGGAAATAGAAACCCGGATGATACAAGTTCCTGTCCGGCGTGAGAAATTGATTATAGAACAAGTTAGCCCAGAACATAAACAACTTGCAGAGATTGACTTATCAGCAGGAGAAATTTCTGATATTGAGTTAACCATAAGAGACAGTTATGAAGTTAGTACTGTTGATAGTGGTTTAACAGTGAGTGGTGAATTTACCTCTCCTAAAATTGCTAGTTTACTTTTGAACGCGATCGCTTTAGAACGCAATCATGGATGTCAGCAGGTGAGAATAGCAATTACTGTTGCAGATGAGTCAACTCAGAAAAAATACCAAGAGTGGTTTGATCGGTGTTCTCAAGGTCAAAAACCAAAGCCTGAAAAATAA
- a CDS encoding FkbM family methyltransferase yields the protein MKKSVSSSVLPNGMKAFYLNKNEMQFIYDEIPNYFKHGIAVHEGDTVFDVGANIGIFSLYVNHQYHQNVNIYAFEPVPSIYQVLQLNFQHLANDKIKLFPCGLSLASQTVTFAYHPNAPAMSSAYFPNLSPEEIDKYKTSMLRNLKDAPDYIRRLRWVPPFLRTYILERAIQKTFQVEQVTCNLRSISEIIDEYHIQTINLLKIDVEKSELDVLLGINPKHWSKIMQLVMEVHDIDHRVDKIKALLQEHGFSKIILEQEPFLQGSQLYNLYALR from the coding sequence ATGAAAAAATCAGTCTCATCATCCGTACTTCCGAATGGGATGAAAGCCTTCTACCTAAATAAAAATGAGATGCAATTTATTTATGATGAAATACCCAACTATTTTAAGCACGGTATAGCAGTTCATGAAGGTGATACAGTATTTGATGTCGGAGCAAATATCGGTATTTTTTCCCTATATGTAAATCATCAATATCATCAAAATGTTAATATCTATGCTTTTGAGCCAGTACCATCAATTTATCAAGTTTTACAACTAAACTTTCAGCATTTAGCCAATGATAAAATTAAACTTTTTCCTTGTGGACTTTCACTAGCATCTCAAACTGTCACCTTTGCCTATCATCCAAATGCACCGGCAATGTCAAGTGCCTACTTTCCCAATTTGTCCCCAGAGGAAATTGACAAATATAAAACTTCCATGCTCCGCAATCTCAAAGATGCACCTGATTATATTCGTCGCTTACGTTGGGTTCCACCATTCTTACGCACATATATTCTGGAAAGAGCAATCCAGAAAACTTTTCAAGTAGAACAAGTCACTTGCAACTTAAGAAGTATCTCCGAAATTATTGATGAATATCACATTCAAACAATTAATCTCTTAAAAATAGATGTCGAAAAAAGTGAATTAGATGTACTTTTAGGAATCAATCCGAAACATTGGTCGAAAATCATGCAGCTAGTCATGGAAGTACACGACATAGATCATCGAGTGGACAAGATTAAAGCTTTACTCCAAGAGCATGGATTTTCTAAGATTATTTTGGAACAAGAACCTTTTCTTCAAGGATCACAATTATATAACCTTTACGCCTTGCGGTAA
- a CDS encoding DUF2382 domain-containing protein: MSLYKLEDFDSDYQDTFQGNDIKGLGVYTEVTNEKIGVISDVLVDEEGHFRYLVVDLGFWIFGKKVLLPVGRSRIDFNSDRIYAIGLTREQAEDLPEFDERRTLDYDYEETVRGVYRNPSYQTSTVDAATPLDTTATLETGTPVDTSYRTTATPTYERDAYTYENEPALYGINEQNHQILRLYEERLIANKTRRKTGEVAIGKHVETETAKVAVPIETERLVIERITPTGAGQAVSPGEADFREGEVIRVELHEETPDIRKEAVVREEIRVKKVVDHDTVEAQETIRREELDINAPGLPVEER, from the coding sequence ATGAGTCTTTACAAATTAGAAGATTTCGATTCTGATTACCAAGATACTTTTCAAGGTAATGATATTAAAGGACTTGGTGTCTATACAGAGGTAACTAACGAAAAGATTGGCGTGATTAGTGATGTGTTAGTTGATGAAGAAGGGCATTTTCGCTATCTAGTCGTTGACTTAGGATTCTGGATTTTTGGTAAAAAAGTATTATTACCAGTTGGTCGTTCTCGTATTGATTTTAACAGCGATCGCATCTATGCTATTGGTCTAACCAGAGAACAAGCAGAAGACTTACCTGAATTCGACGAGCGCCGCACACTTGATTACGATTATGAAGAAACAGTGCGGGGAGTATATCGCAATCCTAGCTATCAAACTAGCACTGTAGACGCTGCTACACCTCTAGATACAACCGCCACTTTGGAAACAGGTACACCTGTAGATACAAGCTATAGAACGACGGCGACACCAACTTACGAACGTGACGCATACACATACGAAAATGAGCCTGCTTTGTACGGGATAAATGAGCAAAATCATCAAATCTTGAGATTGTACGAAGAGCGGCTAATTGCGAATAAAACACGCCGTAAAACGGGAGAAGTCGCAATCGGTAAACATGTAGAAACTGAAACTGCAAAAGTTGCAGTTCCCATCGAAACAGAACGTCTTGTTATTGAACGTATAACCCCAACAGGCGCAGGTCAAGCTGTTTCCCCTGGTGAAGCTGACTTCCGTGAAGGTGAAGTTATTCGCGTAGAACTCCATGAAGAAACTCCTGACATTCGCAAAGAAGCAGTTGTGCGTGAAGAAATCAGAGTTAAAAAAGTTGTAGACCATGACACAGTTGAGGCTCAAGAAACTATACGTCGTGAAGAATTAGATATCAATGCTCCTGGTCTTCCAGTGGAAGAACGCTAA
- a CDS encoding methyltransferase domain-containing protein produces MHPLIRRFLMWNFQERTNRVVNILKPHLQGATLDVGCGNGDVTKHLNHDNIIGIDVYEPINPRIEIKLFDGVHIPFETQSFDTVLCTTSLHHVDEPAALIAEMRRVGKKLVILEDNFDNFIRQQSVLLLHAIAYKILKIPYEAEKFKSRQVWEQFFTENGLRIVGCTKHSTIVPLWPFLGHYLFILEPAEILQSSPSQSEKSLEAIHR; encoded by the coding sequence ATGCACCCTTTAATCAGACGCTTTTTGATGTGGAACTTCCAAGAACGCACCAACAGAGTTGTGAATATACTCAAACCGCACCTCCAAGGTGCGACGCTGGACGTTGGGTGTGGAAATGGAGATGTTACCAAGCACCTCAACCATGACAATATCATTGGTATTGATGTCTACGAACCGATCAACCCCCGCATTGAAATCAAGTTATTCGATGGGGTGCATATTCCCTTTGAAACACAATCCTTTGATACTGTATTGTGTACTACATCACTGCATCACGTTGATGAACCTGCGGCATTAATCGCAGAAATGAGACGGGTTGGTAAAAAACTCGTGATTTTAGAAGACAATTTTGATAATTTTATTCGGCAACAATCAGTGTTGCTACTTCATGCGATCGCCTATAAAATTCTCAAAATCCCTTACGAAGCCGAAAAATTTAAATCGCGCCAAGTTTGGGAGCAGTTCTTTACAGAAAATGGTTTGAGAATAGTTGGTTGCACCAAACACAGCACAATTGTACCATTGTGGCCTTTCTTGGGACATTATCTCTTCATCCTCGAACCTGCGGAAATTCTCCAATCATCGCCATCCCAGAGCGAAAAATCTCTAGAAGCGATTCACCGTTAA